Proteins from a genomic interval of Pseudoalteromonas sp. MEBiC 03607:
- a CDS encoding efflux RND transporter permease subunit yields MKQQPMMEDLPSMAIRRPVLIVVLNLLIIIAGIAAIAGIEIRELPDVDRPRITVSASFPGGSPETVDTEVTSKLEGAVARVSGVKTIRAQSEENNARIVVEFRPGVNLDDAANETRESVARVQRELPEEVERVSIIKADNDAEAVVSLTVSSDSLSLEALTERVDVDLAPQFLTIPGVADVRLNGDRERVLRVRIDPLKLSSFNLTVPDIANVLRQAPFDVPAGSLKSSDQQVIVRADATSISAEQLADIIVRDDTRIGDVAAVYFGPADPRSFVRLNGTPVIGMEIIRQAQSNTIEISDEVLTLIERMRERFPEMEFTLTSDDAQFIRSSVDEVINSLLLTVLLVVITLWVFIGSWRATLVPAFAIPVALIGSLALIWALGFSINILTLLALVLATGLIVDDAIVVSENIQRQRGLGLGRRAAAVIGTREVFFAVVATTAVLAAVFVPIAFLPSTAGRLFREFGGVLAGAVIISSFVALSLVPALTSKLKLKQGGFHPFAKVGHALANIYKRSIHGVLKHAWLTFFACLLVAAGSGALYFNLDNELLPTEDRGKIRIFARGPDGVGLNFMDRQAVQMEDILLPYVESGDIESIYTVVGQWDPNIVFITVPLKHWDERNFSQQEIINKIRGPLGNIPGAAGYPGGSNSLNLRGQGGGIELALLGQDYLEIFKAAQSFSAEIEKALPEVAPVRISYQPSQPQLRVNIDRRRAEELGVSLSDISITLRAAINGDDIADLNIGDQSIPIMLQAQNQTITNPSDLANLYVGGRNGQLVPLSSVATITEEGVAAELERHAQRRAIELSMEMPDDITIAEVVNKIREISEQNLPAGISLAFKGEALTFEETANEVLITYILAFLIVLLVLAAQFESVNSAIVVMITVPFGITSAILALYLTGTSLNIYSQIGLVMLIGLIAKNAILLVEFADQLRDKGRSVREAVEEAALVRLRPIAMTLVSTLLGALPLILSTGAGAEARNAIGWVVFGGLALAVLFTLYLTPVIYLGLARFTKPRGDESKLLAEELEKA; encoded by the coding sequence ATGAAACAGCAACCTATGATGGAAGATTTACCATCAATGGCGATACGTCGCCCCGTATTAATCGTGGTGCTGAATTTGTTAATCATTATAGCGGGTATTGCCGCTATTGCTGGTATTGAAATACGTGAACTACCAGATGTAGACAGGCCACGCATTACTGTTTCAGCATCGTTTCCTGGGGGCTCGCCTGAAACCGTTGATACCGAGGTAACCAGTAAACTTGAGGGGGCTGTTGCTCGGGTAAGTGGTGTTAAAACAATTCGTGCGCAAAGTGAAGAAAATAATGCCCGTATTGTGGTTGAGTTTCGCCCGGGTGTTAATCTAGATGATGCAGCCAACGAAACGCGCGAATCGGTTGCCCGTGTACAGCGAGAATTGCCCGAAGAAGTAGAGCGTGTATCTATTATTAAAGCTGATAACGATGCCGAAGCCGTGGTATCGCTAACGGTATCAAGCGACAGCTTATCATTAGAAGCACTTACTGAACGCGTTGATGTTGACTTAGCCCCGCAGTTTTTAACTATTCCTGGGGTTGCCGATGTTCGCTTAAATGGAGACCGCGAGCGGGTATTAAGAGTACGAATTGACCCGCTAAAACTAAGCAGCTTTAACCTTACTGTACCAGATATTGCAAATGTGCTTCGCCAAGCTCCCTTTGATGTGCCTGCCGGTAGTTTAAAATCAAGCGATCAACAGGTGATTGTTCGTGCCGATGCTACGTCAATATCAGCTGAACAATTGGCAGATATTATAGTGCGTGACGATACCCGTATTGGTGATGTTGCTGCAGTGTATTTTGGCCCAGCTGATCCGCGTTCATTCGTGCGATTAAATGGAACGCCAGTGATTGGCATGGAGATAATACGCCAAGCTCAATCAAATACTATCGAAATTTCTGATGAAGTGCTGACCTTAATCGAACGTATGAGAGAACGTTTTCCTGAAATGGAATTTACCTTAACCTCTGACGATGCGCAGTTTATTAGAAGCTCAGTGGATGAAGTAATAAACTCTCTATTACTGACAGTGTTGTTAGTAGTGATCACACTTTGGGTGTTTATTGGCTCATGGCGAGCAACGCTCGTCCCCGCATTTGCCATACCTGTTGCGTTAATTGGTTCTTTAGCACTTATTTGGGCGCTTGGTTTCTCGATTAATATCTTAACTTTGTTGGCGCTGGTATTAGCGACAGGCCTTATTGTAGATGATGCGATTGTGGTCAGTGAAAATATTCAACGTCAGCGTGGCTTAGGCCTTGGCCGCAGAGCTGCGGCTGTAATTGGCACCCGCGAAGTATTTTTTGCTGTGGTGGCAACAACCGCTGTATTAGCAGCTGTGTTTGTGCCGATTGCCTTTTTGCCTTCAACAGCAGGGCGACTATTTAGAGAGTTTGGTGGTGTGCTTGCTGGAGCTGTCATTATATCAAGCTTTGTAGCGCTTTCTTTAGTGCCTGCACTAACCTCAAAACTTAAATTAAAGCAGGGTGGTTTTCATCCTTTTGCAAAAGTTGGGCATGCTTTAGCGAATATATACAAACGCTCAATTCACGGCGTACTTAAACATGCATGGCTAACATTTTTTGCTTGCTTACTCGTTGCAGCAGGCTCTGGTGCGCTGTATTTCAATTTAGATAATGAATTATTGCCGACAGAAGACCGCGGTAAAATTCGCATTTTCGCCCGTGGCCCAGATGGTGTAGGCCTTAACTTTATGGACAGGCAAGCGGTGCAAATGGAAGACATTTTACTGCCCTATGTTGAAAGTGGTGATATTGAGTCTATTTATACCGTCGTTGGGCAATGGGATCCTAATATCGTATTTATCACTGTGCCGTTAAAGCATTGGGACGAACGAAATTTTAGTCAGCAAGAAATTATCAATAAAATTCGTGGACCTTTAGGAAACATTCCAGGTGCGGCTGGCTACCCAGGCGGTTCAAATAGTTTGAACTTGCGTGGTCAAGGCGGTGGTATTGAGCTTGCATTATTGGGGCAAGATTACCTTGAGATCTTTAAAGCGGCACAGAGTTTCTCGGCAGAAATAGAAAAAGCCTTGCCAGAAGTGGCGCCAGTTCGTATCTCGTACCAACCGTCACAACCGCAATTACGGGTCAATATTGATAGACGTCGTGCTGAAGAGCTCGGTGTATCGCTCAGTGATATATCTATTACGCTTAGAGCAGCCATTAACGGCGATGACATTGCTGATTTAAACATCGGCGACCAATCAATCCCTATTATGCTGCAAGCACAAAACCAAACTATTACAAATCCAAGTGACTTAGCAAACTTATATGTTGGTGGCCGAAATGGTCAGTTAGTGCCACTGAGTAGTGTGGCAACCATTACAGAAGAAGGTGTTGCAGCAGAACTAGAGCGCCATGCTCAGCGCCGAGCAATAGAATTAAGCATGGAAATGCCAGATGACATTACTATTGCCGAAGTTGTAAATAAAATCCGTGAAATATCAGAGCAAAACCTGCCAGCTGGTATAAGTTTAGCCTTTAAGGGTGAGGCACTCACCTTTGAAGAAACGGCTAATGAAGTGCTGATCACCTATATTTTGGCATTTTTGATTGTATTACTTGTGTTAGCTGCGCAATTTGAAAGTGTTAATAGTGCCATTGTAGTGATGATCACTGTGCCATTTGGCATTACATCGGCCATTTTGGCCTTGTATCTAACGGGTACATCATTGAACATTTATTCACAAATAGGTTTGGTCATGCTTATTGGCTTAATAGCTAAAAATGCTATTTTGCTGGTGGAATTTGCTGACCAATTACGAGATAAAGGTCGCAGTGTTAGAGAAGCAGTTGAAGAAGCTGCTCTTGTGAGGTTACGCCCAATTGCGATGACCTTAGTGTCAACTTTGCTAGGTGCATTACCACTTATATTATCCACCGGTGCCGGTGCCGAAGCGCGTAACGCGATTGGCTGGGTGGTATTTGGTGGTTTAGCATTAGCAGTGCTGTTCACATTATACCTTACACCTGTGATTTATCTTGGTTTAGCGCGCTTTACCAAACCTCGTGGTGATGAGTCGAAACTTCTGGCCGAAGAACTAGAAAAGGCTTAA
- a CDS encoding efflux RND transporter periplasmic adaptor subunit, translating to MGKLHSWTFLALISCVSVAEAANVVVESVTVEKAKQQIKAVGSAEAVRSVTLYPAVGDRVTAVHFKPGDNVKKGDLLLELDSRRQQAALLEAQITLNDTERTMKRLEESHARGAVPQSDLDDAKTLHELAKVQLMQAKTEREDREIRAPFSGVMGLTDVEVGDRITTQTAIATIDDVSTLYINFNAPEAAIDVLKEKSAVEVIPWLGDKTYSAQVAQLDSRINPQARTLRTKAKLNNESHQFMPGMSFRVHINLLGEEHAVVPEAAMMWGAAGPYVWKSVDKKATRVDVKIEQRLAGRLLVSGGLKEGDLLVTEGVQRLRPNQELTFMNETTLAKE from the coding sequence ATTGGCAAATTGCATTCATGGACTTTTCTTGCCTTAATTAGTTGCGTATCAGTCGCTGAGGCTGCAAACGTAGTTGTTGAATCAGTTACGGTTGAAAAAGCAAAACAACAAATAAAAGCAGTTGGTAGTGCTGAAGCTGTGCGTTCTGTAACCTTATACCCTGCGGTTGGGGACAGAGTGACTGCTGTTCACTTCAAACCCGGTGACAATGTTAAAAAAGGGGACTTGCTACTTGAGCTTGATTCGCGCAGGCAGCAAGCTGCTCTTTTAGAAGCACAAATAACCTTAAATGACACAGAGCGAACAATGAAGCGGCTCGAAGAAAGCCATGCTCGAGGTGCTGTACCACAAAGCGATTTAGACGATGCAAAAACGTTGCATGAGCTTGCGAAAGTTCAGTTGATGCAAGCAAAAACAGAGCGTGAAGACCGCGAAATTCGTGCTCCGTTTAGTGGTGTGATGGGGCTAACAGATGTAGAAGTTGGCGACCGGATCACAACACAGACTGCGATTGCAACGATTGATGATGTATCAACACTGTACATTAACTTTAATGCACCAGAAGCAGCAATTGATGTTTTAAAGGAAAAATCAGCTGTTGAAGTGATCCCTTGGCTAGGCGACAAAACTTACAGCGCACAAGTTGCCCAGTTAGACTCTCGTATTAATCCTCAAGCGCGCACCTTAAGAACCAAAGCAAAGTTAAATAATGAATCTCATCAGTTTATGCCTGGTATGAGTTTTCGTGTGCATATTAATTTACTTGGTGAAGAGCATGCAGTGGTTCCTGAAGCTGCCATGATGTGGGGAGCCGCGGGCCCTTACGTGTGGAAAAGTGTTGATAAAAAAGCCACACGTGTTGATGTTAAAATTGAACAGCGTTTAGCCGGTCGGTTATTGGTATCTGGTGGCTTAAAAGAAGGTGATTTATTGGTTACTGAAGGCGTGCAACGTTTACGCCCAAACCAAGAGCTTACTTTTATGAATGAAACAACGCTTGCCAAGGAGTGA
- a CDS encoding outer membrane beta-barrel protein: MYKLLTVAMCSMPFFAHSALNENKFGYIGIAAQKNYYDVNFIPLLEQQEILPLRYDYSDTGTGFRGFAGYQFNQYLAIEAGFSVLGEAEFNVYSETTNQSGTVVKNSVYSGGLETNALDLRLLGTYPITGNVFVRAHLGSVLWDSNFSFLQKFSDDYFIVDQKDSGVSLLTGLGIGYALSSGTALTLDYENTKINDSNTHTIVASIVFKL, translated from the coding sequence GCAATGTGTTCAATGCCATTTTTTGCTCATTCAGCGCTTAACGAAAATAAATTTGGTTACATTGGCATTGCTGCTCAAAAAAATTACTACGATGTTAATTTTATCCCGTTGTTAGAGCAGCAAGAAATTTTACCGTTACGTTATGACTACAGTGACACAGGAACTGGGTTTAGAGGATTTGCCGGCTACCAATTTAATCAATATCTAGCAATAGAAGCAGGTTTTAGTGTGCTTGGCGAAGCCGAATTTAATGTCTATAGCGAAACAACTAATCAAAGTGGTACGGTCGTTAAAAATTCTGTTTACAGCGGAGGGCTTGAAACCAATGCACTTGATCTGCGTTTACTTGGTACATACCCAATTACTGGCAATGTATTTGTTAGGGCGCATTTAGGTAGTGTACTTTGGGATAGTAATTTTAGTTTTCTTCAAAAATTCTCTGATGATTACTTTATTGTTGATCAAAAAGACTCTGGAGTATCACTTTTAACCGGGCTAGGTATTGGTTATGCATTGTCTAGTGGTACGGCCTTAACACTTGATTATGAAAATACAAAAATTAATGATAGCAACACACATACTATCGTTGCTTCAATAGTGTTTAAGCTCTGA